The uncultured Cohaesibacter sp. genome window below encodes:
- the nspC gene encoding carboxynorspermidine decarboxylase yields MTDAPVMETQAGDAGAFATFDLSRVPSPCFVIDKAAIRRNLRILAKVGEEADVKVLLALKAFSCWALSDMVSNYLDGTCASGLWEAKLAREQFSGELATYSAGFKEDEMPEILELSDHLIFNNPTQFERFSSYIKAARKWGHAPDFGLRINPEHSEGHIAKYDPCAIGSRLGTPISQLNEEDLAPFSGIHMHTLCEQDFTPLKRTFEAVEDRLGPWLKKLKWLNFGGGHHITRADYQRDELVAFLRDIKAKYDVEIYLEPGEAVALDAGILVGEVLDVAHNGNTNLAIMDISATCHMPDVIEAPYRPALLDEPEAGLVYRLGGPSCLAGDVIGDYKFGKTPEIGQRIAFLDQAHYSMVKTNTFNGVRLPAIAIWDSETDKLDVIREFSYSDFRNRLS; encoded by the coding sequence ATGACCGATGCGCCAGTAATGGAAACGCAGGCAGGCGATGCCGGCGCTTTCGCTACCTTTGATCTTTCGCGCGTTCCTTCCCCCTGCTTTGTGATCGACAAGGCGGCCATCCGCCGCAATCTGCGCATCCTTGCCAAGGTGGGAGAAGAAGCCGACGTCAAGGTTCTGCTGGCACTCAAGGCTTTCTCCTGCTGGGCGCTGAGCGACATGGTCAGCAATTATCTGGACGGCACCTGCGCCTCCGGCCTTTGGGAGGCAAAACTGGCGCGAGAACAGTTCTCCGGCGAGCTGGCCACCTATTCGGCAGGCTTCAAGGAAGACGAGATGCCCGAGATCCTGGAGCTGTCGGATCATCTCATCTTCAACAATCCGACCCAGTTCGAGCGCTTTTCAAGCTATATCAAGGCCGCTCGCAAGTGGGGCCATGCGCCTGATTTCGGACTTAGGATCAATCCCGAGCATTCCGAGGGCCATATCGCCAAATATGACCCCTGCGCCATCGGATCACGCCTCGGCACCCCGATCAGCCAGCTCAACGAAGAGGACCTTGCGCCCTTCTCCGGCATTCACATGCATACCCTGTGCGAACAGGATTTCACGCCTTTGAAGCGAACCTTCGAGGCCGTGGAAGATCGCCTTGGCCCCTGGCTCAAGAAGCTCAAATGGCTCAACTTCGGCGGCGGCCATCATATCACCCGCGCGGATTATCAGCGCGACGAGCTCGTGGCCTTCCTCAGGGACATCAAGGCCAAATATGATGTAGAGATCTATCTCGAACCGGGAGAAGCAGTGGCACTGGACGCTGGCATTCTGGTTGGCGAGGTGCTTGATGTCGCCCATAACGGCAACACAAACCTTGCCATCATGGACATTTCGGCAACCTGCCACATGCCCGATGTCATCGAGGCCCCCTATCGTCCGGCCCTGCTTGACGAACCGGAAGCCGGCCTCGTCTATCGCCTTGGCGGCCCGTCTTGTCTGGCTGGCGATGTCATCGGCGATTACAAATTCGGCAAGACCCCGGAAATCGGACAGCGCATCGCCTTTCTTGATCAGGCACACTATTCCATGGTCAAGACCAACACCTTCAACGGGGTGCGCCTTCCAGCCATCGCCATCTGGGACTCCGAGACCGACAAGCTCGACGTGATCCGCGAGTTTTCCTATTCCGACTTCCGCAACCGCCTCTCCTGA
- the speB gene encoding agmatinase, protein MLDLTYPAFLESELTEDESNPQKALFEVIPCPLEKTVSYGAGTSAGPLALLEASQELERYDGKGFPIKKGIYTSPVINCDQPIEAVIKDLRARTTASVKAGRIPVTLGGEHSLSYGAIMGVVDALDAPVGIIQIDAHADLRVAYQGQKHSHASVMHLCAVERRLPLMQFGIRALCIEEQESRMNEAHISFVDAEKLVTERLTAVDLPEDFPEHVYVTFDVDGLDPSIMPATGTPVPGGLSYYQSLQLIAHALKGRKCVGMDVVELAPIEGQWAWDFTAANLTYRLMGLVSGH, encoded by the coding sequence ATGCTTGATCTGACCTATCCCGCCTTTCTGGAATCGGAACTGACGGAAGACGAAAGCAATCCGCAGAAGGCCCTGTTCGAAGTCATCCCCTGCCCGCTGGAAAAAACGGTTTCCTACGGAGCCGGAACATCGGCAGGCCCGCTGGCGCTGCTGGAAGCCAGTCAGGAGCTGGAGCGCTATGACGGCAAGGGCTTTCCGATCAAGAAGGGCATCTACACATCACCCGTGATCAATTGCGACCAGCCCATCGAGGCTGTCATCAAGGATCTGCGCGCCCGCACCACGGCCAGCGTCAAGGCAGGTCGCATTCCGGTGACCCTTGGCGGTGAGCACAGCCTTTCCTATGGCGCCATCATGGGGGTGGTGGACGCCCTTGATGCCCCGGTCGGCATCATCCAGATCGACGCCCACGCAGACCTGCGCGTCGCCTATCAGGGCCAGAAGCATTCCCATGCCTCGGTCATGCACCTGTGCGCGGTGGAGCGTCGCCTGCCGCTGATGCAATTCGGCATCCGCGCCCTCTGCATCGAGGAACAGGAGAGCCGCATGAACGAAGCACATATTTCGTTTGTCGATGCGGAAAAGCTTGTTACGGAACGGCTGACGGCGGTCGACCTGCCGGAAGATTTCCCCGAACATGTCTATGTCACCTTCGACGTCGACGGTCTGGACCCGTCAATCATGCCGGCAACCGGCACTCCGGTTCCTGGTGGCCTGAGCTACTATCAGAGCCTTCAGCTCATTGCACATGCCCTCAAGGGCCGCAAATGTGTCGGAATGGATGTGGTGGAACTGGCCCCGATCGAGGGTCAATGGGCCTGGGACTTCACGGCTGCCAACCTGACCTATCGCCTGATGGGACTTGTCAGCGGCCACTGA
- a CDS encoding GNAT family N-acetyltransferase, giving the protein MDTNHYRLETRTPPLADFLRLREITGLTVYSEEAAQAGLKGTVAAATIYHGDHVVGIGRLVGDGGCVFVICDIAVDPAHQGNGLGKAIMTSLMDYVNRNLKSKAYVSIIADIPANRLYEQFGFEETAPASIGMAYRVS; this is encoded by the coding sequence ATGGATACCAACCATTATCGTCTGGAAACCCGGACCCCGCCCCTCGCAGACTTTCTGCGTCTGAGAGAAATAACCGGTCTTACCGTCTATTCAGAGGAAGCGGCACAGGCAGGACTGAAGGGAACCGTTGCGGCTGCGACCATCTACCACGGTGACCATGTGGTTGGCATCGGACGACTGGTCGGTGACGGTGGTTGTGTGTTTGTAATTTGCGACATTGCAGTCGACCCGGCCCATCAGGGCAATGGCCTTGGCAAAGCCATCATGACAAGCCTGATGGACTATGTGAACCGGAACCTGAAGTCGAAGGCCTATGTCTCCATCATTGCCGACATTCCGGCCAACAGGCTGTATGAACAATTCGGCTTTGAGGAAACGGCTCCCGCCTCCATTGGCATGGCCTACAGGGTTTCCTGA
- the ybaK gene encoding Cys-tRNA(Pro) deacylase yields the protein MSDSTPATLALKKGKVDFSLLHYEYDPDADRVGLQAAEAIGADPAEVFKSLMIELDGKPVCAVVPSDCEVNMKKLAKAFGGKHAAMMLPANAERITGYKVGGISPLGQRKRVRTVLDESAMDKPLIHVNGGQRGLQIRIEPKALVDFMGCVVADLIR from the coding sequence ATGTCCGACAGTACGCCCGCAACACTCGCCCTCAAGAAGGGCAAGGTGGATTTTTCGCTTTTGCATTATGAGTATGATCCCGATGCGGATCGTGTCGGGCTGCAGGCGGCCGAGGCGATTGGGGCGGACCCGGCCGAGGTGTTCAAATCCTTGATGATCGAGCTTGATGGCAAGCCTGTTTGCGCGGTGGTGCCGTCCGATTGCGAGGTCAACATGAAGAAGCTGGCCAAGGCCTTTGGCGGCAAACACGCTGCCATGATGCTGCCCGCCAATGCCGAGCGGATCACCGGCTACAAGGTGGGCGGGATCAGCCCGCTCGGCCAGCGCAAGCGGGTGCGCACGGTGCTGGATGAAAGCGCCATGGACAAGCCGCTCATTCACGTCAATGGCGGCCAGCGCGGGTTGCAGATCCGCATCGAGCCAAAGGCACTCGTCGATTTCATGGGCTGCGTGGTTGCCGATCTGATCCGCTAG
- a CDS encoding deaminase — protein sequence MSSRPGFDEWVLECADAVARRSRDPSTKVGCVIVRPDKSFAAVGYNGFPRSMEDRGEWWDTREEKYDRVIHAEMNALAAMKEPAKGCIVYVTHPPCKECTKFLAAHQVAKVVWRHNDGIQGRFDTTRSEEILSDCGIEFEVVG from the coding sequence ATGTCTTCCAGACCCGGTTTTGATGAATGGGTGCTTGAGTGCGCCGATGCCGTTGCCAGACGCAGCCGTGATCCATCCACCAAGGTGGGGTGTGTCATCGTGCGCCCGGACAAGAGCTTTGCCGCTGTCGGCTATAACGGCTTCCCCCGCTCGATGGAGGACCGTGGCGAATGGTGGGACACCCGCGAGGAAAAATATGATCGTGTTATCCACGCCGAGATGAACGCCCTGGCCGCCATGAAGGAGCCAGCCAAGGGCTGCATCGTCTATGTCACTCACCCGCCCTGCAAGGAATGCACGAAGTTCCTCGCCGCCCATCAGGTTGCCAAGGTCGTCTGGCGTCACAATGACGGCATTCAGGGTCGCTTTGATACCACCCGCAGCGAGGAGATTCTCTCTGACTGCGGCATCGAGTTCGAGGTGGTGGGGTAA